Genomic segment of Triticum aestivum cultivar Chinese Spring chromosome 6A, IWGSC CS RefSeq v2.1, whole genome shotgun sequence:
TAAATGTACTCCCAATGGAAGGACGGCTGATGAAACTTATTTGCCCGCCCATAAGTTCAGCCAAACATTTGCTGATGCTTAAACCAATACCAGTTCCACCATAATTCCTTGAAGTTGAACTATCTGCCTGCATAAAAGGCGTAAAAACACGATCTTGTGCATGCAGTGGGATACCAACACCTGTATCCTCAATGCTTATCATCAAGGTCACGTGATCGGAATCATTTTGGCTAGATTTTTTACCCTCGAGCTCATCAGAAAGTAACTCCTTATCAGAGAGCAACAGCTTAAAATATTCCCAGCTATTTCGTTCATCCGCAGCTTGAAACCCACTCAAAGTATTGAAGGCACCATTAGCTGTAGGCTCAACTTTACAATCTTTCCCATTGAGGTTTCCATTGGGGGCTCGTTTAGCTTCCATAGTTGAGTTCTCAGCCAGAGAGACCCGCACAAAAACATGGCCCCGTTCTGTGAACTGGAAAATTGATAATGAATGGATTCAGAATAATTTATGGATGTTTTTGTACAGAATAACAAAAACTCAACATTATTCAAAGTTGCAAAGTATGCAATAAACAGATAATGCTATGATACCGAAAGTTGAATGCTTACTTTGACTGCATTGCCCACTAAATTTGTCAGTATCTGTCGAAATCTCCAAGGATCTCCGGTGACAAGTTTTGGAACATCGTCACTCACAAACACTGCAAGCTGCGGCAATAAGGGAAATATTAGGAAATAATGTGCTACAGGAAAGGAGGTATATAGAAGAATGGCATTTGTGGAATTGTATTGTCTGTTTCCGCTCGGCTGCAAACAATCACTACAGGTAGTCCGCATCCATTATGACTATGAAAGCATAGTAAAGATATTGAATCATTTATGCAATAGTAAGATACCTCTATGCACTTCGCTCTTAACTTTGAGGCAAACAAGGAGATCACATCGTCCGTCAGCGTTCGCAAGTCAAAAGGCACTTCCTCAAGTTCCAACCTTCCAGCTTCAAACTTTGCTCGATCAAGGACATCATTTATCAGTATTATCAATGCTTTGCCACAATCCTGAGCGGTCTGAGCAAAATCTTTCTGAGTCATAGTCAGATCTGTCCCCAAAAGCATGTCCAGCATCCCTACAACAAAAGGTAATGTTTTAAGATGGCCAAGTCCTAAGAGTGGACATTATGTATGTATCCGAAAGGAAGATATTCATACCAAGGACGCCGTTCATAGGAGTTCTAATTTCATGAGATACAGTTGCCAGAAACTGCAAAGAAGAAAACTTGCATAAGTATATAATTCTTATGTACGGAAGAACGTCAAGTAGCCTAAGCACACAAATAAATGTCAAACCTGAGACTTTGCAATATCAGCAGCTTCTGCTTGAGTTTTGAGCTCTTCCATTTTTCTACAATCCTCTGAAACTTTGTCATACCGAGACCATGCAGCACAAATTATATACCCAAtaagcatccatatgacaaagcaGCCCATAGGATTACTAATAGCAGACCACGGCAATGGAGGCTTTTGCCCATACCTGCACAACTTACCAACATTAGTGGAAGGACAATGAGCCAACAAAGTCAGTGTCATGGAAGAAGCTACTAACCTGCACCTCATTTCATGCTTCCTAAACGGATCTCCAAAATCAAGCATGCTAACATGCAAGAGGTCCACTTTATTATCTGGTGTTTGAGATCCATACATGGCCATAGGCTCTGAAGCATTTGTGACGTCATACACATTCACCAATATATCCTGATTGCCAGCAAGTTTACTCAGCAAATTTTCCACAAGTGACTCCACATCAAAAGCTCCACCAAGATAGCTGTCAGTGGGGATTCGATTAGATTAGAGTCATGACTCAGGAGGCCACACTCACAAAATAGTTAAGTATATGTTTGTGTTATATTTCTGGTACAAAACTCTAAATATGTTGGGCTATCACACTAGAAAGGACCTTTGTATTGCTGAATGAAAGAAAGAAGGACAATAAGTTAGTACTATATATGTATGAATAATGATACATTAATGCAAGTTCTCTAGGTCATTGTATGCTATGTCGAATCATCTGCTTTGATGCATTGAAGTACTGTATAGCCAACACTAAAGAAATGACATGCAAATACAGGTTTTGTGGGTCATATATTTGGAAGATAGTCCAATCATCTTACCCAGCAGTTGCTTCCACACGTTGCTCAACTGATGCATCAGCAGGTAGATCAGGGCGATACACTGCAAAAGTGAGTACTACGCCCAAGTGGTTCGACCCAAGAAGCCGAAATGGGTTTGTTAACACAGGTTTGCCAGTTTCCCTCGCACGCAAGATGTTTTCTCGGTCCTCCTACATGCGAAACAAACGGATTATTTACACTGAACCAAACTTAAAACTGGCAACACAACTGTGTCCCCTGCCCTCAATGAACTAAGAATCGACAGACAGAAGAAACCATCATGCAGTAAGAAATCACACCTCCCCAGACATCATGTCCATGCGCGCAAGGTAGGAGACCGTATCCTGGGAGAAAATCACCGGGGCATACTCATCTTGGAGAGGTGCAGCCTCTCGATTCATAGTCCTCATAATCCATCCATGCTGTCTTTCAAACGTTTCCTTCTCGTGAGGGAAGAGGCGCTGTGCGTAAGCCACCCCATTTAGCAGTGGACGCTCGAATGATGTCCTTGCCGTGTACTTCGCAAAAGTATCCTGCagcaaaattttcaccaaaatgtAAGGTAAAGCACACCAGCAGTGAACTGATGGGTTGAGACTTAATTACCAAGAGCATCCAAGAAAGTAAGAAACAATCAAGTTAAAGCTGCACCTAATCCATGTGATTCTTATAACTAAAAAAAGGGCATTGtttgaaagaagaagaaaaaaagatagCAACTAGGGCCACCAACCAAATTAGGGCATTACTCATTGTTGCTTGTTGCAACAACCAGAATGTGCCTTCAAATACCATATTGCCTTGCCAAGGCACTCCTAAAAGTCTAAAGCTACCACTTAATCAACAAAAGCAGCGGGCTCGGAATTCCCAAAAGAGGGCACCTTTAGGGGaatattttaggagaaaaaagTAGGATCAAGAACCCATCACTGGACAACCGCAGCCAGCACTGCATCGCTACGGCTGTGAGCATAAACAAATGGAGTGGGTCAAGCACTGGCCAAACCCAACCATTAACCACTCCAAAAACAAACAGAGCAATGTTCTTCTTCTACCGGCCTAGTAGTTCAGAGACGTCTCTGACTCTGTGTCTTGGAGGTTTGGAGCATAGAAAAGAAACACAACCGCTCCAAGAACGCCACATATTCAAAGATCAAGAGGCCCACAACGGACCGACTAAAACAATAATGCGGCGCTAAACGACTAGCCTGCAACTCTGTAAGCATCGAGCCACCACGAGGAAATATCCTTTTTTAAAGAGATGCAACAACCGTGTTTTACTAGGAGTACTATACTTGTTTAGGATTTCTGGAGCCCGCCATTGCCGCGGGATTGGAAGCACGCGGTGACATAGGAATGAATGAGTGAATGAATTAACGAATGcatcgaggaggaagaggaagaaacaAATCGGCAGTCCCTATTATGTTGTTTGCTCACCTGGTCGAGGGCGGAGGGGTTCTTCTCGAAGTGGAAGGTGGAGATGAGGATGGCGAGCGCGTGGACGTGGTTGACGGTGACGCCGAACTGCTCCTGCAGCATCCTGGCCCGCTCCTCGCACATGCTGACGAGCCGCTCCTCGGCGCGCTCCATGGTCTCCCGGCGCAGCTGCCAGTGCACGGCGGCCGAGCAGGCCACCGCCGCCACCAGCCAGGCGACCGCCGCCAGGCGCCTCCAGCCCCGCCTGGCCGCGTACTTGCCCATCCCCACCCTCCCCCCCTTCTCCTCCATGCCTTCCCCCAATTTACTACTACTCCCCATCCCGCACAATGCGCACCATATGCTTGTGGGAATGCGCGACGACCACCCCCAGCGAAAGCAAGCGCGCACTGGTACCCAGAAGAAAACAAGTGCTCCCAGCggcagggagggagagagagcgggAGCGCGGCGCGGAGGGgttgggcggaggaggcggcgagcgggggcgggggcgggcctCAAAAGAGGCGAGCTTTCGCGAGTTCCCAGCCGAGACAGCGGCGCTAAAATAATTACCCCGCCCGCTCGCTAAGCCGCATTAATAAAATCCCCGGGCCTCTTTACTCCAGTGCTCCTCCCCTCCCCTACCTCCGGCTggtgggcgggcgggcgggcgggctcgCCGCTGGCTGGCGCGGCTGCCGAAGCCAATTAAAATTTGGGGAGGAATCGCACCAGGCTCCCTCGCTCGCTAGCTCTAGTAGTAGTAGCTTTTTCCGTGCGGGAGATATTCCGGACAAAGGCCCGCCGCGTGGCGTGGCGTCCCCCGGCAGGCCAATTGAGCGCCGCGAGCCTCGCGGCCACAGGCCCGGCCTCCTGCGTTGCTGGAGCGGCGACCGCGCGCGCGCGGCTCACGAAGCGAGGGAGCGAGCGGGCTAGCCTGCCTCGGGCGGCGGCGTGTGGGGGCTCTTTTTGGCGGGTGGGTGGAATGGTGGCGGAGatcgacggcggcagcggcggagctgGGCAGGCGCTGCCGCTTCGGCTGCGGCCTACTCCTGCTACTGATCTGCTGGAGCCTGGAGAGAGCTACGGGTGGTGGTGATCCTGCGACAGCGACCGTGGCGGGGGAGGAGggaaccaggcaggcaggcaggccagcggggagggagggagagggggagaggaagaagccgGGTGGggtggctgcggctgcggctgctaGCAGGGGTAGAGCCAGCCAGTAGGGGGTGCCAATGCCAATGCCAGCGACCCGCGGAGTCCTTTTGGGTCACGTGGCGCGGGGCGGAGTGCGGGGCGGCCGAACCCACCCGTGGTCCGTCGTCCGTCCGATCCACTCCCACACACACACGGACACGGCCGGCAGCAGGAGCGAAGCGGGAAAACCGGCCGGCCCCCTGCATCGGGCTCGGATGGCTCTCCTTTTTGTTCCCTTGCTCACCTCGTCGCCCTCCTGGGCTCCGCCGGCTCAAGACAGCGTGGTCTGGTCTGGTTTGGTTTGGTTTCCTTCCTCCGTCGACACGCAAGCTAAAGTGGTCTCGCTACAGCGATGGGTGGCGCGATCGGGCCGGTCGCCTCGAGAGAAAACGACGGCGTCGTGTCATGATGCGCGGGCTTTCATACGTGATTGGACGTCAAAATGTTCAAACACGGGGGATTATATCCGTTCGATGAGTGTACTACGTGTCGCCGCCGCCTTAGTAGCCGTCTGCCCCCTCCCGCCTCGTCGTCGTCGGAGGCCGGCGCCGGGCGAAGCTCGTGCGGGGGGCAAGGATGGTGGCGGGGCTCCACCTCCGTCTTCGTCGGTGAGCAGCGGATCACCTAGCGATGGCTTTGGACTGCGGCAAGGGTGGTCGGCTCTCGTGTGGGTCGTGGGGCGGTCCTCTCGGCATCCACATCTCCACCCGATGCAACGATCCAAACAACAGAGCATCCCCATTGCGGCGGGGTGTTGGTCGTGGCGAACATtggggtcggggggggggggggggggggggggtagttgtCTTGGTGGTTTGGCggctttgtgtgtgtgcgtggggtgGGGGCGCATGGACTGCTGGCGAAAGCCAAGGGCATCGCTCTCTTGTTGAAGGCGTCGACATGAAATCCTCGACTCCCCTTTCAAAATGCTTTGAGGGAAACCCTACGCATGGGGTTGCCTGGATCTGATGATGACGGCGCTTAACTCGTATTCCCCATTGGGTGCATCATTTTCAATAGGGCCTTGAAGACAAGAATGGTGACTGATGGAGGGTTTGCTAGTTGCTTGTGTGGTGTCGAGTGGTGATGGTATGCGGTAGTGACGGGTGATGTTGGTCGGTGGCGCGGATGATCCCGTCACGATTGACGGAAAATGGTGGCaactgaggaggaggaggcatgcCTAGACTCACCACCGACATACCTGTGAATTGGAGATGTGGGATCGTCAGTGTCCAATATGGAAATTTGGCGGTATTGTCTCCTCGCGCTAGTTTGATCTACAACCAACATCACTTGTATGCTAACGGGTGTTCTAGGCTCTACGACGGCTCTTGGCAATTGGGTTGGTTGGCCGGTGTAAGCACGGTTTTTAGTTTGTGTAGTTGTGTCCACCTCTGGATTGTCCATGCTTGTGACAATTTCCATTGGCTCAACAACTGTTCGGTATTGATCATCGTTGCTTTTTTAGTTCGCATAATCATATCTACGGTCATGTATATTGGTGTTTGCTTCACCTGGATGCTATCTTATTAGTCAATAGAAGAAATACAGATTGAGGAAAAACTATAGTATTCAAAACTAGGACAAAATCAGAACATAAGATAGCATGCAAACCTAAGTAACAATACTAGTCTAACTATACCTGGCCATTGGCAGCCCGGGTGGATGGCCTGACCTAACCCGGCCCGAAAATCCCGGGCCGGGCTAGGCTCGAGTGTGCCATTGGGTCGGGCTCGGATTTGGAAATTGAGCCCGACGGGCAGATTGGGACGGGCTTGGGCTTGCGGAAAATGAGATTTTAGCCGTAGTCGGGTCGGGCCAGCCAGGCCGTGTCGGGCTTTTTTAGGCTCAGGCTGGGCTCGGGCCGGATTTAGTAGGCCCGATGGTCGGGTCAGGCCGGGCTCTGGCCTGGGTTTTTTGCACCGGGATTTTTTTGGCCCGGCCCGAGATATGCTTAGGTATGAGTCTAACACAAATACATGTGTACACTTCAGAATAACGACACCGTAAACAAAGTAGAGCATAACTAAGCACATCGGAATAACAAAGTCTTCAGAAAAGTCTTCGGAGAAGAGAGGGATCAAGTTCTGCAAGACATACAAATTACACAAAGTAAACAGATGTGAATATAGAATGAGAGCCTCGGTGAAGACAATTGATTTATTGCACTAGTTCAAGTTGTTGTGATAACTCTACCTCTGGTTGGAGGGTTGAGATTTAACTCATAACACCAAGTCTCCATCCtcttctccttgagctaagatcattTAGATCTTGTCCAATCACCCGTGGAAGATCTTTAAGATGGACATGAAAACCTTCACATACTTGTTGTTCGGCAACTCACAATGACTCTTGTGTGTTCTGAACGGACGCCTAACCGTCCAGAAGATTACAGTCTTCAAGACTAGCAAGTTGTCGGTTCACTCGAACAgactcttcagtgatgctcaataacTCTGGCTATTAGGTACTGGGTTTTTCCTCAATAGGATTCACTAAAATGCTTTGAGAGAATGAGTTTCTCAGACAACACTTATCCAAATTTCACACGGAGCATCCAACCAGATCTTCAGGGACTTTCACTCGCACCGATTGCCCTATGATTCAATGAAGAATAAGAAACTATAAATGGGCTAAGTCTTCAATATCCAGTTCTTCGATTAGTTCAAATGGGTGCACCGAATGTATCAATGTTTCCTTTATATTCTTAGGAGTCACATTCATTGGTTAAACC
This window contains:
- the LOC123128425 gene encoding probable histidine kinase 6 — protein: MGSSSKLGEGMEEKGGRVGMGKYAARRGWRRLAAVAWLVAAVACSAAVHWQLRRETMERAEERLVSMCEERARMLQEQFGVTVNHVHALAILISTFHFEKNPSALDQDTFAKYTARTSFERPLLNGVAYAQRLFPHEKETFERQHGWIMRTMNREAAPLQDEYAPVIFSQDTVSYLARMDMMSGEEDRENILRARETGKPVLTNPFRLLGSNHLGVVLTFAVYRPDLPADASVEQRVEATAGYLGGAFDVESLVENLLSKLAGNQDILVNVYDVTNASEPMAMYGSQTPDNKVDLLHVSMLDFGDPFRKHEMRCRYGQKPPLPWSAISNPMGCFVIWMLIGYIICAAWSRYDKVSEDCRKMEELKTQAEAADIAKSQFLATVSHEIRTPMNGVLGMLDMLLGTDLTMTQKDFAQTAQDCGKALIILINDVLDRAKFEAGRLELEEVPFDLRTLTDDVISLFASKLRAKCIELAVFVSDDVPKLVTGDPWRFRQILTNLVGNAVKFTERGHVFVRVSLAENSTMEAKRAPNGNLNGKDCKVEPTANGAFNTLSGFQAADERNSWEYFKLLLSDKELLSDELEGKKSSQNDSDHVTLMISIEDTGVGIPLHAQDRVFTPFMQADSSTSRNYGGTGIGLSISKCLAELMGGQISFISRPSIGSTFTFSAVVKRASKDTSCASERSLSEALPTAFRGMKAILVDGKPVRSAVTRYHLNRLGIIVQVVNNMSMGIQAFGKNGATESREKPSMLFIENDIWRPETDTQLPSRLRTLGMNGQAHELPKLILLVTSEADKDKYGSTFNTVMCKPLRASTIASCLQQLLKVDIPARKENQNRPSFLRSLLVGKNILVVDDNKVNLRVAQAALKKYGAKVHCVESGKDAISLLQPPHCFHACFMDVQMPEMDGFEATRQIREMEKKANEEKREQSSSGEGSTFVEWHLPVLAMTADVIQATYEECMKSGMDGYVSKPFDEQQLYQAVSRLVVGTTDSAS